A part of Oncorhynchus masou masou isolate Uvic2021 chromosome 30, UVic_Omas_1.1, whole genome shotgun sequence genomic DNA contains:
- the LOC135522060 gene encoding melanocortin-2 receptor accessory protein 2A-like, with the protein MSEFNHSNLSGGNAPDPDYKWTYEYYDDDEPVSFEGLKAHRYSIVISFWVGLAVFVIFMFFVLTLLTKTGAPHPEGAEPCKKRVRLTSCVEDLLPPADPDNRPCLHRPLLDSSLSRSLFHCYVNEEQAQEGSRPRAGARVLGAPRGGLVQGPGRGRSGSPEEGGMEVGVTRALQGAAMLGGNRTDHREAMSLSHFNIPNVVNSEHCSTLGADDLLLGEPPIIMEGECHWPHSSHHMMD; encoded by the exons ATGTCTGAGTTTAACCATTCAAATCTATCAGGCGGAAACGCTCCGGACCCGGACTACAAGTGGACGTATGAATATTACGACGATGATGAGCCTGTTTCGTTCGAGGGACTCAAAGCGCACCGAT ACTCCATCGTGATAAGCttctgggtgggcctggctgtctTTGTCATCTTCATGTTCTTTGTCCTGACTCTTCTCACCAAGACAGGAGCTCCACATCCCGA AGGAGCTGAGCCCTGTAAGAAGCGTGTTCGTCTGACCAGCTGTGTGGAGGACCTCCTCCCCCCTGCAGACCCTGACAACCGGCCCTGCCTCCATCGCCCCTTACTGGACTCCTCTCTCAGCCGCTCCCTCTTCCACTGCTACGTCAATGAGGAACAGGCCCAGGAGGGGTCCAGGCCTAGAGCTGGGGCACGAGTTTTGGGAGCACCCAGAGGAGGGCTTGTCCAGGGGCCAGGGCGAGGCAGGTCAGGCAGCCcagaggagggggggatggaaGTAGGTGTCACCCGTGCCCTGCAAGGGGCTGCCATGTTGGGGGGGAACCGGACTGACCACAGAGAGGCAATGTCCCTGTCCCACTTCAACATCCCTAACGTTGTGAACTCCGAGCACTGCTCCACCCTGGGGGCGGACGATCTGCTGTTGGGGGAGCCGCCAATCATCATGGAGGGGGAGTGTCATTGGCCCCACAGTTCACATCACATGATGGACTAA